In one Micromonospora polyrhachis genomic region, the following are encoded:
- a CDS encoding riboflavin synthase, with translation MFTGIIEELGTVVRLTDTGADSVLLAVRGPVVTSDARHGDSIAVNGVCLTVVDSADGVFTADVMGETLRRSSLGVLRPDDPVNLERAATLGSRLGGHLVQGHVDGVGEILSREPAEQWETVRFALPTEIARYVVEKGSITVDGVSLTVTEVTDDSFSVGLIPTTLKLTTLGHKQVGDPVNLEVDVLAKYVERLLGDRR, from the coding sequence ATGTTCACCGGCATCATCGAGGAACTTGGCACCGTCGTCCGGCTGACCGACACCGGAGCGGACTCCGTCCTGCTCGCCGTACGCGGACCGGTGGTCACCTCCGACGCCCGGCACGGCGACTCGATCGCGGTCAACGGCGTCTGCCTGACCGTGGTCGACTCTGCCGACGGGGTCTTCACCGCCGACGTGATGGGCGAGACACTGCGCCGCTCGTCGCTGGGGGTGCTGCGGCCCGACGACCCGGTCAACCTGGAACGGGCCGCGACCCTGGGCAGCCGGCTGGGTGGGCATTTGGTGCAGGGCCACGTCGACGGGGTAGGGGAGATCCTGTCCCGGGAGCCGGCCGAGCAGTGGGAGACGGTCCGGTTCGCGTTGCCAACGGAGATCGCCCGGTACGTGGTGGAGAAGGGCTCGATCACCGTCGACGGGGTGTCGTTGACCGTCACGGAGGTCACCGACGACAGCTTCTCCGTCGGGCTGATCCCGACCACGCTCAAGCTCACCACCCTCGGTCACAAGCAGGTCGGTGACCCGGTCAACCTGGAGGTCGATGTGCTCGCGAAGTACGTCGAGCGGCTGCTGGGCGACCGGCGGTGA
- the pnuC gene encoding nicotinamide riboside transporter PnuC, protein MTGPLHWLLDAHLEVAGTTVLWREIVGNGFGLASALLGIRRVVWAWPVGMFGNALLLTVFLGGMFATPQALDLYGQAGRQIVFFAVSAYGWWSWARTRRAGSAAQGGAVAPRWATGRERLAMLGVAVLTTVLAYPILQALGSWGPLPDAWIFVGSMLATYGMARGWVEFWLIWIAVDAVGVPLLLAGGFYPSAVMYAVYGLFCGWGFVSWLRTSRASQRVSSPAVPSYAEAVA, encoded by the coding sequence GTGACCGGCCCGCTGCACTGGCTGCTCGACGCCCACCTGGAGGTGGCCGGTACGACCGTGCTCTGGCGTGAGATCGTCGGCAACGGGTTCGGTCTGGCCTCGGCGCTGCTCGGCATCCGCCGGGTGGTCTGGGCCTGGCCGGTCGGGATGTTCGGCAACGCGCTGCTGCTCACCGTCTTCCTCGGCGGAATGTTCGCCACCCCGCAGGCCCTCGACCTCTACGGGCAGGCTGGCCGGCAGATCGTCTTCTTCGCGGTCAGCGCCTACGGCTGGTGGAGTTGGGCGCGGACCAGACGCGCAGGCTCGGCAGCTCAGGGAGGGGCGGTGGCCCCCCGCTGGGCCACCGGCCGGGAACGGCTCGCCATGCTTGGCGTCGCCGTGCTGACCACCGTGCTGGCGTACCCGATCCTGCAGGCCCTCGGCTCGTGGGGCCCGCTGCCAGACGCGTGGATCTTCGTCGGCAGCATGCTCGCCACCTACGGCATGGCCCGGGGCTGGGTGGAGTTCTGGCTGATCTGGATCGCGGTCGACGCCGTCGGCGTTCCACTTCTGCTGGCCGGCGGGTTCTATCCCTCGGCCGTCATGTACGCCGTCTACGGCCTCTTCTGTGGATGGGGCTTTGTCAGCTGGCTGCGGACCTCGCGCGCATCGCAGCGGGTGTCCAGTCCAGCCGTGCCGAGTTACGCGGAGGCAGTCGCGTGA
- a CDS encoding bifunctional 3,4-dihydroxy-2-butanone-4-phosphate synthase/GTP cyclohydrolase II: MNSASESGETSQAPDTGFGTIEQAIADMAAGRPVVVVDDADRENEGDLIFAAERATPELLAFMVRYTSGYICAPLTEEDCDRLELPPMYHTNQDRRGTAYTVTVDAREGVSTGISAADRAHTIRLLADPATSPIDLARPGHVVPLRAKAGGVLRRPGHTEAAVDLARLAGLRPAGVLCELVNDDGTMMRLPDLEKFSTAHGLTLISIADLIAHRRHTEKQVEQVAEARLPTPHGVFRAHGYRAEHDPAEHVALVYGDLGDGQDVLVRVHSECLTGDVFGSLRCDCGPQLDAALARVAEEGRGVVLYVRGHEGRGIGLLHKLQAYQLQDLGRDTVDANLDLGLPADARDYGTGAQILYDLGVRSMRLLTNNPAKRAGLEGYGLTVVGREGLPVRPHPENVRYLRTKRDRMGHLLDELDEVTEGLG; encoded by the coding sequence GTGAACAGCGCCAGTGAGTCAGGCGAGACCAGCCAGGCACCAGACACCGGCTTCGGCACCATCGAGCAGGCGATTGCCGACATGGCCGCCGGCCGACCGGTGGTGGTGGTCGACGACGCCGACCGGGAGAACGAGGGCGACCTGATCTTCGCCGCCGAGCGGGCCACGCCCGAGCTGCTGGCCTTCATGGTCCGCTACACCTCCGGTTACATCTGCGCACCGCTGACGGAGGAGGACTGCGACCGCCTCGAACTGCCGCCGATGTACCACACCAACCAGGATCGGCGGGGCACCGCGTACACGGTGACAGTCGACGCCCGGGAAGGTGTCAGTACCGGCATCTCCGCCGCCGACCGGGCGCACACCATCCGGCTGCTCGCCGATCCGGCGACCAGCCCGATCGACCTGGCCCGGCCCGGACACGTCGTGCCGCTGCGGGCCAAGGCCGGCGGGGTGCTGCGCCGCCCCGGGCACACCGAGGCCGCCGTCGACCTGGCCCGGCTCGCCGGTCTTCGCCCGGCCGGCGTGCTATGTGAACTGGTCAACGACGACGGCACCATGATGCGCCTGCCCGACCTGGAGAAGTTCAGCACCGCGCACGGGCTGACACTGATCAGCATCGCCGACCTGATCGCCCACCGGCGGCATACGGAGAAGCAGGTGGAGCAGGTCGCCGAGGCGCGACTGCCCACCCCGCACGGGGTGTTCCGGGCGCACGGCTACCGGGCCGAACACGACCCGGCCGAGCATGTCGCCCTGGTCTACGGTGACCTCGGCGACGGCCAGGACGTGCTGGTCCGGGTGCACTCCGAGTGCCTGACCGGGGACGTGTTCGGCTCGCTGCGCTGCGACTGCGGGCCGCAGCTCGACGCCGCCCTGGCTCGGGTCGCCGAGGAGGGGCGTGGCGTGGTCCTCTACGTACGCGGACACGAGGGGCGCGGTATCGGCCTGCTGCACAAGCTCCAGGCGTACCAGTTGCAGGACCTCGGCCGGGACACCGTCGACGCCAACCTCGACCTGGGCCTGCCGGCCGACGCCCGCGACTACGGCACCGGCGCGCAGATCCTCTACGACCTGGGGGTGCGCTCGATGCGCCTGCTGACCAACAACCCGGCCAAGCGGGCCGGGTTGGAGGGCTACGGGTTGACCGTGGTGGGCCGGGAGGGCCTGCCGGTACGCCCACACCCGGAGAACGTGCGCTACCTGCGGACCAAGCGGGACCGGATGGGGCACCTGCTCGACGAGTTGGACGAGGTCACGGAAGGACTGGGCTGA
- the ribH gene encoding 6,7-dimethyl-8-ribityllumazine synthase — MAGFGEPDTSTVDAVGLTVGVVAARWHGELTDHMLDRAVAAAKACGVDEVVTARVAGSVELPVVAQALARRCDVVVALGVVIRGATAHFDYVCQSVTEGLTRIALDTGKPVAHGVLTVNSIEQARDRAGLPGSAEDKGWSATVAALDAALTLRDLRLPG, encoded by the coding sequence ATGGCAGGTTTCGGAGAACCGGACACGTCCACGGTGGACGCGGTCGGGCTGACCGTCGGTGTGGTGGCCGCCCGCTGGCACGGTGAGCTGACCGACCACATGCTCGACCGGGCGGTGGCCGCCGCCAAGGCGTGCGGCGTCGATGAGGTGGTCACCGCCCGGGTTGCCGGCTCGGTAGAGCTACCCGTGGTGGCCCAGGCACTGGCTCGCCGCTGTGACGTGGTGGTGGCGCTCGGCGTGGTGATCCGGGGTGCCACCGCGCACTTCGACTACGTCTGCCAGTCGGTGACCGAGGGACTGACTCGGATCGCCCTGGACACCGGCAAGCCGGTCGCGCACGGCGTACTGACCGTCAACAGCATCGAACAGGCCCGGGACCGGGCCGGGCTGCCCGGTTCCGCCGAGGACAAGGGCTGGTCCGCCACCGTGGCGGCCCTGGACGCCGCTCTCACCCTCCGCGACCTGCGCCTCCCGGGTTGA
- a CDS encoding MerR family DNA-binding transcriptional regulator: protein MRIGELARTAGVSPRAVRYYEEQGLITADRDHNGYRNYDDGTVPVVRDIARLLSAGLSSEDLLRFRGCLGRESSVPPAACTVDTLEVYLSRLETLDQRIQALTDLRERLDEEIGRLRTHLDSSRTGLDTAH from the coding sequence GTGCGAATCGGCGAACTAGCCCGTACCGCCGGGGTCAGCCCCCGGGCTGTGCGCTACTACGAGGAGCAGGGCCTGATCACCGCAGATCGGGACCACAACGGCTACCGGAACTACGACGACGGCACCGTGCCGGTGGTCCGCGACATCGCCCGACTGTTGAGCGCGGGGCTCAGCTCGGAGGACCTGCTCCGGTTCCGGGGCTGCCTGGGGCGCGAATCCAGCGTCCCGCCGGCCGCCTGCACCGTCGACACGCTGGAGGTCTACCTCAGTCGATTGGAGACGCTCGACCAGCGGATCCAGGCCCTCACCGACCTACGTGAGCGGCTGGACGAAGAAATCGGCCGGCTGCGTACCCACCTCGACAGCTCCCGTACCGGCCTAGACACCGCGCACTGA
- a CDS encoding MFS transporter: MTAPPTTEPRADAPAGATGRTRRTPVWLAALFLLAFSFGTDDMIIAGILPEIAADLRVSVAASGQLVTVFALTYALAAPVAALLTARLPRRAVLVGAAAVFVVANLGAALAPTYGLLLVVRIVAALAAATASPAAFAVAATAAPAGRQGRYLAIVSAGLTTSLVAGVPIGTWLGGTFGWRTTMVFVAAVAVVAGLGLLTSLPELPGVPPGSLRARLVPLRRPGTALALVAMVPSGAGGMMSYVYVSEVAGRLGNVSGSSLALLITAIGLAGIGGALLGGRAVDVFGPRRAMLIFLAGMLAAPVVMLGLGLGRTGSPYPFVVMVVTFAGYGLATWGISPATQAWLLHGDGGSAANELIALNNSFMFLGFSVAGGLGGLALTVGGPLAVPAAATGCLVVALSLFAIAFRLERKRGRRDRKGR, encoded by the coding sequence ATGACCGCACCACCTACCACCGAGCCCAGGGCCGACGCCCCGGCAGGTGCAACTGGCCGTACCCGCCGGACACCGGTGTGGCTGGCTGCCCTGTTCCTGCTGGCGTTCTCCTTCGGCACCGATGACATGATCATCGCTGGGATCCTGCCCGAGATCGCCGCCGACCTACGGGTCTCCGTTGCGGCGAGCGGGCAACTCGTCACCGTCTTCGCTCTGACCTACGCGCTGGCCGCCCCGGTCGCAGCACTACTCACCGCGCGCCTGCCCCGCCGCGCCGTGCTGGTCGGGGCCGCCGCCGTGTTCGTCGTGGCCAACCTCGGTGCCGCCCTCGCCCCGACGTACGGACTGCTGCTCGTCGTGCGGATCGTCGCGGCGCTGGCCGCCGCCACCGCCTCCCCTGCCGCGTTCGCCGTGGCGGCCACCGCCGCCCCGGCGGGTCGCCAGGGCCGTTACCTGGCAATCGTCAGCGCTGGGCTCACCACGTCGCTGGTCGCGGGCGTACCAATCGGCACGTGGCTGGGCGGCACGTTCGGCTGGCGGACGACGATGGTCTTCGTCGCGGCCGTGGCAGTGGTCGCGGGCCTGGGCCTGCTCACGAGCCTGCCCGAACTGCCCGGTGTCCCGCCGGGGTCGCTCCGCGCCCGACTCGTTCCCCTGCGCCGACCGGGTACGGCGTTGGCGCTGGTCGCGATGGTGCCCAGCGGTGCCGGCGGCATGATGTCGTACGTGTACGTCTCCGAGGTCGCCGGCCGGCTGGGAAACGTATCCGGGTCGAGCCTGGCGCTGCTGATTACCGCCATCGGGCTGGCCGGGATCGGTGGTGCGCTGCTCGGCGGCCGAGCGGTCGACGTGTTCGGCCCGCGACGTGCCATGTTGATCTTCCTGGCCGGGATGCTCGCGGCACCGGTGGTCATGCTCGGACTCGGGCTCGGGCGTACGGGCAGCCCGTATCCGTTCGTTGTCATGGTGGTCACCTTCGCCGGCTACGGGCTGGCCACCTGGGGCATCTCACCCGCGACGCAGGCGTGGCTGTTACACGGGGACGGCGGTTCCGCCGCCAACGAACTGATCGCACTCAACAACAGCTTCATGTTCCTCGGCTTTTCGGTAGCCGGTGGGCTCGGCGGCCTCGCCCTCACCGTCGGTGGTCCATTGGCCGTGCCGGCCGCTGCAACAGGATGCCTCGTCGTGGCCCTGTCGTTGTTCGCCATAGCCTTCAGGCTGGAGCGGAAACGAGGTCGACGCGATCGGAAGGGACGTTGA